The following proteins come from a genomic window of Lolium rigidum isolate FL_2022 chromosome 5, APGP_CSIRO_Lrig_0.1, whole genome shotgun sequence:
- the LOC124658428 gene encoding pentatricopeptide repeat-containing protein At1g20300, mitochondrial encodes MALLLKPKHHLSPTCRFLLRRLCATEPAPATPPPPTPTEPTAEPAPATPPPPTPTEPTAEPPLAAAPPPTPDSPAPLTPAETKLLDTLHAAIVDHSRANPSTTLPASPPFEPLPTFSSTLASLLPAPPAPHLPLQLLARLLALRRGVPFPEALTFFHHVHPSLPADSLPAFYAAMIDLLAKHHHFPLARHLLDEMRSRSIPVSPQLILSLIRRYVRADMPSEAAELFRRMEHYGAGVPDPAVLASLLTAFSKKRLATEAQALFDSYKSVFPAPDVVLYTTLVHAWCRAGCLDKAERVFAEMQQAGVTPNVYTYTAVIDAMYRAGQVPRAQELLCQMMDNGCNPNTATFNAIMRAHVKAGRSEQVLQVHNQMRQLGCDPDIITYNFLMETHCGKGQSNLDAATKLLAKMVAKGIVPDCHTFNPMLKLVLCTGNVDAARKLYERMQELQCKPNVVTYNLLMKLFNKDKSMDMVLRIKRDMDAQRVEPNANTYGALIEMFCGRGNWRRAYAALREMVEEKSLKPVKPVYEMVLSLLRKAGQLRKHEELVEAMANRGFIKHRSEDALWNAVSAS; translated from the coding sequence atggctctCCTCCTCAAGCCCAAGCACCACCTCTCTCCAACctgccgcttcctcctccgccgtctATGCGCCACCGAGCCGGCACCCGCCACGCCTCCACCACCGACCCCCACCGAGCCAACCGCAGAGCCGGCGCCCGCCACGCCTCCGCCGCCGACCCCCACCGAGCCAACCGCAGAGCCTCCGCTCGCCGCGGCTCCGCCACCGACCCCGGATTCCCCTGCGCCCCTGACGCCTGCGGAAACCAAGCTCCTGGACACGCTCCACGCGGCCATCGTCGACCACAGCCGCGCGAACCCGTCGACGACGCTCCCCGCCTCCCCGCCGTTCGAGCCCCTCCCCACCTTCTCCTCAACCCTCGCCAGCCTCCTCCCTGCCCCGCCGGCGCCGCACCTCCCGCTCCAGCTCCTcgcccgcctcctcgcgctcagaCGCGGCGTCCCGTTCCCAGAGGCCCTCACCTTCTTCCACCACGTCCACCCGTCCCTCCCCGCCGACTCCCTCCCCGCCTTCTACGCCGCAATGATCGACCTGCTCGCGAAGCACCACCATTTCCCGCTCGCCCGGcacctgctcgacgaaatgcgcTCCCGCTCCATCCCCGTCTCGCCGCAGCTCATCCTCTCCCTGATCCGCCGGTACGTGCGGGCGGACATGCCCTCCGAGGCCGCCGAGCTGTTCCGCCGCATGGAACACTACGGCGCGGGGGTCCCCGACCCCGCGGTGCTCGCATCCCTCCTCACGGCGTTCTCCAAGAAGCGCCTCGCTACCGAGGCCCAGGCGCTGTTCGACAGCTACAAGTCCGTCTTCCCGGCGCCGGACGTCGTGCTCTACACGACCCTGGTGCACGCGTggtgccgcgcgggctgcctcgACAAGGCCGAGCGGGTGTTCGCCGAGATGCAGCAGGCGGGGGTCACGCCCAACGTGTACACCTACACGGCGGTGATCGACGCCATGTACCGCGCGGGGCAGGTGCCGCGCGCGCAGGAGCTCCTCTGCCAGATGATGGACAACGGGTGCAACCCCAACACGGCGACCTTCAATGCCATCATGCGGGCCCATGTCAAGGCTGGGCGGTCCGAGCAGGTGCTGCAGGTGCACAACCAGATGCGGCAGCTCGGGTGCGACCCGGACATCATCACGTACAATTTCCTGATGGAGACGCATTGCGGGAAGGGGCAGAGCAACCTTGACGCCGCGACGAAACTGCTCGCCAAGATGGTTGCCAAGGGGATTGTTCCTGACTGCCACACGTTCAATCCGATGCTGAAGCTGGTCCTGTGTACCGGCAACGTGGACGCGGCACGGAAGCTGTACGAGCGGATGCAGGAGCTGCAGTGCAAGCCGAACGTGGTGACTTACAACCTGCTGATGAAGCTGTTCAACAAGGACAAGTCGATGGACATGGTGCTGAGGATTAAGAGGGACATGGACGCGCAAAGGGTGGAACCGAATGCAAACACCTACGGAGCTCTAATCGAGATGTTCTGCGGGAGGGGAAACTGGAGACGCGCCTACGCGGCGCTGAGGGAGATGGTCGAGGAGAAATCCCTCAAACCAGTGAAACCGGTATACGAGATGGTGCTGAGCCTGCTGAGGAAGGCAGGGCAGCTCAGGAAGCACGAGGAGCTCGTGGAAGCGATGGCCAACCGAGGCTTCATCAAGCACCGGTCGGAAGATGCCTTGTGGAATGCGGTATCTGCTTCCTGA